One window of Cryobacterium arcticum genomic DNA carries:
- a CDS encoding DUF4386 domain-containing protein: MTDTPATAVLLIVLPLAFNAAFAGLAATFDYPDILRRPTEEVLARFHRGGSRLVLLWWTFALTAVLFEPLAVLLPSALPGADPTLLALGSFVGVVAGLVQFLGLIRWPFLVPYLARVSTDPDATPARRETVDIVFQAFNRYLGVAVGEHLGLLFTGAWSILVGTACTQTSVLPSWLGIVGIVAGAVLVLCSLEFVGAFELAGWTLAARLTPITYIVWSLWLVATGVFLLL, encoded by the coding sequence ATGACCGACACTCCCGCGACCGCGGTACTGCTGATCGTGCTACCGCTTGCCTTCAACGCCGCATTCGCGGGGCTGGCCGCGACCTTCGACTACCCGGACATCCTGCGGCGGCCCACCGAGGAGGTCCTTGCCCGGTTCCACCGTGGCGGTTCACGACTGGTGCTGCTCTGGTGGACCTTCGCCCTCACCGCCGTGCTTTTCGAGCCACTGGCCGTTCTGCTGCCCAGCGCCCTGCCCGGCGCCGATCCCACCCTGCTCGCGCTCGGTTCGTTCGTCGGGGTGGTGGCCGGACTGGTGCAGTTCCTCGGCCTCATCCGCTGGCCGTTCCTGGTGCCCTACCTCGCCCGGGTGAGCACCGATCCGGATGCGACGCCCGCGCGACGAGAGACCGTCGACATCGTCTTCCAGGCCTTCAACCGCTACCTGGGCGTGGCGGTCGGCGAACACCTCGGTCTGCTCTTCACGGGCGCCTGGAGCATTCTGGTGGGCACCGCCTGCACCCAGACATCGGTACTGCCGTCGTGGCTCGGCATCGTGGGGATCGTGGCCGGCGCCGTACTCGTCCTGTGCTCGCTCGAGTTCGTGGGGGCGTTCGAGCTCGCCGGGTGGACGTTGGCCGCCCGGCTCACGCCGATCACGTACATCGTGTGGTCGCTCTGGCTGGTGGCGACCGGCGTGTTCCTGCTGCTATGA
- a CDS encoding TetR/AcrR family transcriptional regulator, whose protein sequence is MEEKKITARGRATRQRIIEATGEQILAAGIGGTTLDTVRAATLTSKSQLFHYFPGGKTELVREVATWEGQQLLEAQEPFVHDLSTWESWNQWRAALVEYYLGLGRWACPIGSLATQAAMTDPDLEAFLGASMSDWRDLLAAGVTKMQAAGQIDREVDPQRIAVVILAAIQGGLVLSQPMRSAWPLEAALDSALEPLHQAALADRRVPSSPPADA, encoded by the coding sequence ATGGAGGAAAAGAAGATCACCGCCCGCGGCCGGGCCACCCGGCAGCGGATCATCGAGGCCACCGGCGAGCAGATCCTCGCCGCGGGGATCGGCGGCACCACTCTCGACACCGTGCGTGCGGCCACGCTCACCAGTAAGAGCCAGCTCTTCCACTACTTTCCCGGCGGCAAGACCGAGCTCGTGCGCGAGGTCGCGACCTGGGAGGGTCAGCAGCTTCTCGAGGCCCAGGAGCCTTTCGTCCACGACCTGAGCACCTGGGAGTCCTGGAACCAGTGGCGTGCCGCCCTGGTGGAGTACTACCTGGGCCTGGGCCGCTGGGCGTGCCCGATCGGGTCGCTGGCCACGCAGGCCGCCATGACCGATCCCGACCTGGAGGCATTCCTGGGCGCCAGCATGTCTGACTGGCGGGACCTGCTGGCGGCGGGCGTGACAAAGATGCAGGCCGCCGGCCAGATCGACCGGGAGGTCGATCCCCAGCGCATTGCCGTGGTGATCCTCGCCGCCATCCAGGGCGGGCTCGTGCTCAGCCAGCCGATGCGGTCGGCCTGGCCGCTCGAAGCGGCCCTCGACTCCGCGCTGGAGCCGCTGCACCAGGCGGCCCTCGCCGACCGCCGGGTTCCGTCCTCGCCGCCCGCCGACGCCTAG
- a CDS encoding VOC family protein, whose protein sequence is MTISLQYCNITVNDVDEAIAFYSGALGLQVRSDVPSGKYRWVTLGSDAQPGLEIVLSEPHAGRSPADGDAMQELLTKGVLPMLVFRSDDVDATFETLRASGAEVLQEPIDQPWGPRDCAFRDPSGNTVRIAQAPAD, encoded by the coding sequence ATGACAATCTCACTGCAGTACTGCAACATCACCGTGAATGACGTCGATGAGGCCATCGCCTTCTACAGTGGCGCGCTCGGCCTGCAGGTGCGAAGCGATGTGCCTTCGGGCAAGTACCGCTGGGTCACCCTGGGCAGCGACGCGCAGCCGGGGCTCGAGATCGTGCTCTCCGAACCCCACGCCGGACGCTCGCCGGCCGACGGCGACGCGATGCAGGAGCTGCTCACCAAGGGCGTGCTGCCGATGCTCGTGTTCCGCTCCGACGACGTCGACGCGACCTTCGAGACCCTGCGTGCGTCGGGCGCCGAGGTGCTGCAGGAACCGATCGACCAGCCCTGGGGCCCGCGCGACTGCGCCTTCCGCGACCCGTCGGGCAACACCGTGCGCATCGCGCAGGCACCGGCCGACTAG
- a CDS encoding ATP-dependent DNA ligase encodes MGKFIYGSPAISVDIDDRTLAHLKVVIVAKLRRGESFAFSWEKSKDSGSGHSSIWLNPAVPLDFEFSGKREPSLNRAWIDELVQVANTPAGLRILPEPPDLPPATT; translated from the coding sequence ATGGGTAAGTTCATCTACGGGTCGCCGGCGATCTCGGTGGACATCGACGACCGCACATTGGCTCACCTCAAGGTCGTGATCGTGGCCAAGCTGCGCCGCGGGGAGAGCTTCGCGTTCTCCTGGGAGAAGTCGAAGGATTCCGGCAGCGGGCACAGCTCGATCTGGCTGAACCCGGCGGTGCCGCTCGACTTCGAGTTCTCCGGCAAGCGCGAGCCCAGCCTCAACCGGGCCTGGATCGACGAACTCGTGCAGGTGGCCAACACGCCTGCGGGCTTGCGCATCCTGCCCGAACCGCCAGACCTGCCTCCGGCGACCACGTGA
- a CDS encoding SRPBCC family protein, whose amino-acid sequence MQTQHYEITVHAPAEVVWETMLDDATYRLWAGAFQPGSYFEGSWLQGSEILFLGDNDDGTASGMVGVIAEHRPHEFVSIEYRGQIMNGIEDTTSDDARAIAGTHENYTFTEADGVTTVLVDIDVDDQYAEMFAEMWPRALIALRDLSEAEAHTRGQHPADQED is encoded by the coding sequence ATGCAGACCCAACATTATGAAATCACGGTGCACGCACCGGCCGAGGTGGTGTGGGAAACGATGCTGGACGATGCGACGTACCGCCTCTGGGCGGGCGCGTTCCAACCCGGCTCCTACTTCGAGGGATCCTGGCTGCAGGGCAGCGAGATCCTCTTCCTAGGTGACAACGACGACGGCACGGCGAGCGGCATGGTGGGGGTGATCGCCGAACACCGCCCGCACGAGTTCGTCTCGATCGAGTACCGCGGGCAGATCATGAACGGGATCGAGGACACCACGAGCGATGATGCGCGGGCCATCGCCGGCACACACGAGAATTACACCTTCACCGAGGCCGACGGGGTCACCACAGTTCTGGTGGACATCGACGTGGACGACCAGTACGCCGAGATGTTTGCCGAGATGTGGCCCCGTGCCCTCATCGCACTCCGGGACCTCTCCGAGGCCGAAGCGCACACCCGCGGGCAGCATCCGGCCGACCAGGAAGACTGA
- a CDS encoding SRPBCC family protein: MQSQQFSIQVRASAAVVWQTMFDDTTYRQWTSVFNPDSYFEGDWLPGSEIRFLGSNPDGAHGGLTGMFGVITENRPYEFVLIEYQGQIVNDIDDTTSREARQLIGARESYSLDEADGFTTVTVDVDTADTYAELFGELWPQGLAKLKELAETRAAEAASATGVQSDQA, translated from the coding sequence GTGCAGAGTCAGCAGTTCTCGATCCAGGTGCGCGCATCGGCCGCAGTGGTCTGGCAGACCATGTTCGACGACACGACCTACCGTCAGTGGACGAGCGTGTTCAACCCGGATTCCTACTTCGAGGGTGATTGGTTGCCCGGCAGCGAGATCCGGTTCCTGGGCAGTAACCCTGATGGCGCACACGGCGGCCTGACCGGGATGTTCGGTGTGATCACCGAGAACCGCCCCTATGAATTCGTCCTGATCGAGTACCAAGGCCAGATCGTCAACGACATCGACGACACCACCAGCCGTGAGGCGCGACAGCTGATCGGAGCTCGGGAGTCCTATTCGCTCGACGAGGCCGATGGATTCACGACCGTCACCGTCGATGTGGACACGGCCGATACCTATGCGGAACTCTTCGGCGAGCTGTGGCCACAGGGACTGGCCAAGCTCAAGGAATTGGCCGAGACCAGGGCTGCGGAGGCGGCGAGCGCGACAGGCGTCCAGTCGGATCAGGCGTGA
- a CDS encoding SDR family NAD(P)-dependent oxidoreductase has translation MTDAASTGTAPFGAESTALEIVEGINLAGRSALVTGASSGIGVETARALAATGASVTLAVRDLAAGARTAADIRATTGNDAVRVVNLDLADLGSVRELAAGWAGPLHILVNNAGIMHTPELRTPAGWEMQFAVNHLGHFALASALHPALAAAGDARIVAVSSSGHGSSGIRFDDLFFERDAYDSGLAYGQSKTANVLFALEATRRWADDAITAAALMPGGIWTNLQRHWDPEVLAGMKRRYPGKSPAQGAATSVFVATRATLGVGTPGYYEDCHPAQVVPEIVDGIHGVLPHALDPEAARRLWEVSAELVASA, from the coding sequence ATGACTGACGCTGCATCGACAGGGACCGCGCCCTTCGGGGCCGAGTCGACCGCGCTCGAGATCGTGGAGGGGATCAACCTGGCCGGTAGGTCCGCTCTCGTCACCGGGGCGAGCTCCGGCATCGGGGTGGAGACCGCCCGGGCGCTGGCCGCCACCGGTGCGAGCGTGACTCTCGCCGTTCGGGACCTCGCGGCCGGCGCCCGCACGGCCGCGGACATCCGTGCGACGACCGGCAACGACGCGGTGCGGGTGGTCAACCTCGACTTGGCCGACCTCGGCTCGGTGCGAGAATTGGCCGCGGGCTGGGCGGGGCCGCTGCACATCCTGGTGAACAACGCGGGAATCATGCACACCCCCGAGCTGCGCACCCCGGCCGGTTGGGAGATGCAGTTCGCCGTGAACCACCTGGGCCACTTCGCGCTCGCGTCGGCGCTGCATCCGGCCCTGGCCGCGGCCGGCGACGCTCGGATCGTGGCGGTGAGTTCGAGCGGGCACGGGTCCAGCGGCATCCGGTTCGACGACCTGTTCTTCGAGCGGGATGCCTACGACTCCGGCCTCGCGTACGGCCAGTCGAAGACCGCGAACGTGCTGTTCGCGCTCGAGGCCACCCGGCGGTGGGCGGACGACGCCATTACAGCGGCCGCCCTGATGCCCGGAGGCATCTGGACGAACCTGCAGCGGCACTGGGATCCGGAGGTGCTGGCCGGGATGAAGCGCCGATATCCGGGGAAGAGCCCGGCGCAGGGGGCCGCGACCTCGGTGTTCGTGGCGACCCGGGCGACGCTCGGCGTGGGGACGCCCGGGTACTACGAGGACTGCCACCCGGCCCAGGTGGTGCCGGAGATCGTCGACGGCATCCACGGGGTGCTGCCACACGCGCTCGATCCGGAGGCCGCTCGCCGGCTCTGGGAGGTCTCGGCCGAGCTGGTCGCCTCGGCCTGA
- a CDS encoding TetR/AcrR family transcriptional regulator, which yields MTSKTKANRGPSAGPENRRALLAAAREVFATEGFSAPLSAIARRAGVGQGSLYRHFPDRTTLAIAIFDENLADLEAFVDRPESTLDGLLDRVIEQALASTALIDLVSANPHDPHTAHLAERLDAVVSRLLTREQAAGRLGEHVTPPDVILAVSMLAGVLARSDPADRPDVARRAWALFHAAFAPG from the coding sequence GTGACATCAAAAACCAAAGCGAATCGTGGACCGAGCGCCGGGCCCGAGAACCGGCGCGCGCTCCTGGCCGCGGCCCGGGAGGTCTTCGCGACCGAGGGGTTCTCGGCGCCCCTCAGCGCGATCGCGCGCCGGGCCGGCGTGGGCCAGGGCAGCCTCTACCGGCATTTTCCCGACCGCACCACACTGGCGATCGCCATCTTCGACGAGAACCTCGCCGACCTCGAGGCGTTCGTGGACCGCCCGGAGAGCACCCTCGACGGGCTGCTCGACCGGGTGATCGAACAGGCGCTGGCGTCGACGGCGCTCATCGACCTGGTCTCCGCCAACCCGCACGACCCGCATACGGCGCACCTGGCCGAGCGGCTCGACGCCGTGGTGAGCCGGCTACTCACCCGCGAGCAGGCGGCCGGCCGGCTCGGTGAGCACGTCACCCCGCCAGATGTGATCCTGGCCGTCTCCATGCTCGCCGGAGTGCTGGCCCGCAGCGACCCCGCGGACCGCCCCGACGTGGCCCGTCGCGCCTGGGCCCTCTTCCACGCGGCCTTCGCGCCCGGCTGA
- a CDS encoding helix-turn-helix transcriptional regulator gives MTPQELENLVCLRRARDLIDRDYAQPLDVPTIARRALMSPAHFSRQFRAAYGETPYNYLMTRRIERAMQLLRAGATVTDACMAVGCTSLGSFSSRFTEIVGESPSAYRRHEHGAVKAMPACVAMAHTRPARTAASGSSGGAVSGGAVSSRIEEAGGAAAA, from the coding sequence ATGACCCCGCAGGAGCTCGAGAACCTGGTGTGCCTGCGCCGCGCGCGTGACCTCATCGACCGGGACTACGCCCAACCGCTGGACGTGCCCACCATCGCCCGGCGCGCACTGATGTCGCCCGCGCATTTCTCCCGGCAGTTCCGTGCGGCCTACGGAGAGACGCCGTACAACTACCTGATGACCCGCCGCATCGAGCGGGCGATGCAGCTATTGCGGGCCGGTGCGACCGTGACGGATGCGTGCATGGCGGTCGGCTGTACTTCGCTCGGCTCGTTCAGTTCCCGGTTCACCGAGATCGTGGGTGAGAGCCCGAGCGCGTACCGCCGCCACGAGCACGGCGCGGTCAAGGCCATGCCGGCCTGCGTGGCGATGGCGCACACACGCCCTGCCCGCACGGCCGCATCCGGCTCGTCGGGCGGTGCCGTGTCGGGCGGTGCCGTGTCGAGCAGGATCGAAGAAGCCGGCGGCGCGGCGGCGGCCTAA
- a CDS encoding SDR family NAD(P)-dependent oxidoreductase, translating to MTQNTLTADSSVGSWLDDPIGGPILRDLLAQAGQSADVLRPVRRLAIKRLVKLSKGQFPPELIDDLVRRVAAGEVPGSAGSADAPAAATDAPASAGTPVVERPEWVERVSAGRFTGQTVIVTGAGSGIGRATASRVAREGGRVIAVDISQERLDDFVVEHAGADVVPVVANITDDDAIAGVLAAAGERIDALANVAGIMDDMTPVHEVSDAVWKRVFAINVDGTMKLMRAVVPGMLERQAGSIVNVASEAALRGSAAGVAYTASKHAVVGLTKSSAYMYGPSGIRVNAVAPGPTITNIEATFASPLGAERVRAGMALLPDAVEADALAASITFLLSDDGVNVNGQVLASDGGWSVA from the coding sequence ATGACTCAGAACACCCTCACCGCCGACTCCTCAGTGGGATCCTGGCTCGATGACCCGATCGGCGGTCCGATCCTGCGGGACCTCCTCGCCCAGGCCGGCCAGAGCGCCGACGTGCTGCGCCCGGTGCGGCGCCTCGCGATCAAACGCCTGGTCAAGCTCAGCAAGGGACAGTTCCCGCCCGAGCTGATCGACGACCTCGTGCGCCGCGTCGCGGCCGGCGAGGTGCCCGGCTCCGCCGGTTCAGCGGATGCGCCGGCGGCCGCAACGGACGCGCCTGCATCTGCCGGCACGCCCGTGGTTGAGCGCCCGGAGTGGGTGGAACGGGTCAGCGCCGGACGGTTCACCGGCCAGACCGTGATCGTCACCGGGGCCGGTTCCGGCATCGGCCGGGCCACCGCCTCCCGGGTCGCTCGGGAGGGTGGCCGGGTGATCGCGGTCGACATCTCCCAGGAGCGGCTCGATGACTTCGTCGTCGAGCACGCCGGTGCCGACGTCGTGCCGGTGGTGGCGAACATCACCGACGACGACGCCATCGCCGGTGTGCTCGCCGCGGCCGGGGAGCGCATCGATGCCCTCGCGAACGTGGCCGGCATCATGGACGACATGACCCCGGTGCACGAGGTGTCCGACGCCGTGTGGAAGCGGGTCTTCGCGATCAACGTGGACGGCACGATGAAGCTCATGCGCGCCGTGGTGCCCGGGATGCTCGAGCGTCAGGCGGGGTCGATCGTCAACGTGGCCTCGGAGGCGGCGCTCCGCGGTTCAGCGGCTGGGGTTGCCTACACGGCGTCCAAGCACGCGGTCGTGGGGCTGACCAAGAGCAGCGCGTATATGTACGGGCCCAGCGGCATCCGGGTGAACGCGGTGGCGCCCGGCCCCACCATCACCAACATCGAGGCCACCTTTGCGTCGCCGCTCGGTGCAGAGCGGGTGCGGGCGGGCATGGCCCTGCTGCCCGATGCGGTCGAGGCGGATGCGCTCGCCGCGTCGATCACGTTCCTGCTCAGCGACGACGGAGTGAACGTGAATGGCCAGGTGCTCGCCAGCGACGGAGGCTGGTCGGTCGCCTAG
- a CDS encoding MBL fold metallo-hydrolase, which produces MSFWICATCGVEHAENTGVCAICADERQWVPAAGQQWTTLYDLHEAGAQARLLDLEPDLFGIESTPAVGIGQQAKLLCTPSGTVLWDPIGFVDNDIATQVLEHGPVRAVVASHPHMFGVQVEWSRALGHPPVLVAEADLAWVARRDPVIQPWSSEVHLLPGVTLVQVGGHFPGSAVIHWATGAGGRGVLLSGDTVFANPDRSSVSFMRSYPNRLPLSGPVVERIARTMERFEFDRLYGNFDNVIAADARAIVRRSADRHWDWVRGDFDHLT; this is translated from the coding sequence GTGAGCTTCTGGATTTGCGCAACGTGCGGCGTCGAGCACGCCGAAAACACGGGAGTGTGCGCCATCTGCGCCGACGAACGACAGTGGGTGCCGGCGGCCGGCCAGCAGTGGACGACCCTGTACGACCTGCACGAGGCCGGCGCCCAGGCCAGGCTGCTCGACCTCGAGCCCGATCTGTTCGGCATCGAAAGCACCCCCGCCGTGGGCATCGGCCAGCAGGCCAAACTGCTCTGCACGCCCTCCGGCACGGTGCTCTGGGACCCGATCGGGTTCGTCGACAACGACATCGCCACCCAGGTGCTCGAGCACGGGCCGGTGCGGGCGGTCGTGGCGAGCCACCCGCACATGTTCGGCGTTCAGGTGGAGTGGAGCCGGGCTCTCGGGCATCCGCCGGTGCTCGTGGCCGAAGCCGACCTGGCCTGGGTGGCCCGGCGTGACCCGGTGATCCAGCCCTGGTCCAGCGAGGTGCACCTGCTGCCGGGCGTGACGCTCGTACAGGTGGGCGGGCATTTCCCCGGCAGCGCCGTCATCCACTGGGCAACCGGCGCCGGCGGCCGGGGCGTGCTGCTCAGCGGCGACACCGTGTTCGCCAACCCCGACCGCAGCTCGGTGAGTTTCATGCGCAGCTACCCCAACCGGCTGCCCCTCTCGGGCCCGGTCGTGGAGCGCATCGCGCGCACGATGGAGCGATTCGAGTTCGACCGGCTGTACGGCAACTTCGACAACGTGATTGCGGCGGATGCCCGCGCGATCGTGCGCCGATCGGCCGACCGGCATTGGGACTGGGTGCGCGGCGACTTCGACCACCTGACCTGA
- a CDS encoding SDR family NAD(P)-dependent oxidoreductase, with protein MKSNSEELQSLSPDTRLAGRTAVVTGSTSGIGEAIARVLAASGAEVVVSGRDAGRAQTVVDTIIAAGGRAHAVVGDLGGSYADIRSFATEATTALGGHVDILVNNAGIYPATATAALTDADLDAVLATNIRAPHVLVAELAPAMAERGSGSIVNVGSWMSRVGVPFGAIYTASKAAVEQMTRTWSAEFGPSGVNVNTVAPGATSTPGNADSAAVLEVMTASTAAGRPVRPVDIAFAVRYLVSDDAAFVHGTVLDVDGGIVKTRLG; from the coding sequence ATGAAGTCCAATAGTGAAGAACTCCAGTCCCTCTCCCCCGACACTCGCCTGGCGGGACGCACCGCCGTCGTCACCGGCTCCACCAGCGGAATCGGTGAGGCCATCGCCCGCGTGCTCGCCGCATCCGGTGCCGAGGTCGTGGTGAGCGGCCGCGATGCCGGCCGCGCCCAGACCGTCGTCGACACCATCATCGCCGCCGGCGGCCGCGCGCATGCCGTCGTGGGCGACCTCGGCGGCTCCTACGCCGACATCCGCAGCTTCGCCACCGAGGCGACGACCGCACTCGGCGGGCACGTCGACATCCTCGTCAACAATGCGGGCATCTACCCCGCTACGGCCACTGCGGCGCTGACGGATGCCGACCTCGACGCGGTTCTGGCCACCAACATCCGCGCTCCGCACGTACTTGTCGCCGAACTCGCGCCGGCGATGGCCGAACGCGGCAGCGGCTCGATCGTGAACGTGGGCTCGTGGATGTCGCGGGTGGGCGTGCCCTTCGGCGCCATCTACACGGCATCGAAGGCCGCGGTCGAGCAGATGACCCGCACGTGGTCGGCCGAGTTCGGACCGAGCGGCGTGAACGTGAACACCGTGGCGCCCGGCGCGACGAGCACGCCGGGCAACGCCGACAGCGCCGCGGTGCTCGAGGTAATGACCGCGAGCACTGCGGCCGGCCGGCCGGTGCGCCCCGTGGACATCGCCTTCGCGGTGCGCTACCTGGTCTCCGACGACGCCGCGTTCGTGCACGGCACCGTGCTCGACGTCGACGGCGGCATCGTCAAAACCCGGCTCGGCTGA
- a CDS encoding DUF418 domain-containing protein, whose translation MTGSAVVTPIAPRLQGDRYLVPDVARGVAIMAMLVAHAGPVMAAQPATTLFLQGQLNDVASPLFATTMGAAAAIVLAKAGGNRGAVRAVIVQNIIRGAILVGLGLWLASWGSWIAVVLSFLGIVLAVGTPLVLLRTRLLIAVLGVVLVLGAPLNEAVLAATGPLITEGERTPASFLLEWIFLSPHYRVTNLLPWFLFGALLFRIRFGGRTAGWVLLAIAVPAWFADPLIRSITGAEFSPTGSYLDTLHDTGLVLLVLGLIMLLNSIRQKPTETVVRAVFLPLRAIGSISLSLYVFQVGVVALMYKNGIRFGSTDPVAWLVLVVGVPIVGILWWRFVGRGPIEWLIGVVSGRYRPGFFRRLRER comes from the coding sequence ATGACCGGGTCCGCCGTTGTCACGCCGATCGCACCGCGCCTCCAGGGCGACCGCTACCTCGTGCCCGATGTGGCGCGCGGAGTCGCGATCATGGCGATGCTCGTCGCGCACGCCGGGCCGGTCATGGCCGCCCAACCGGCCACCACCCTCTTCCTGCAGGGGCAGCTCAACGACGTCGCTTCGCCGCTCTTCGCCACCACGATGGGCGCCGCAGCGGCGATCGTGCTGGCCAAGGCGGGCGGCAATCGCGGGGCGGTGCGCGCTGTCATCGTGCAGAACATCATCCGCGGCGCCATCCTGGTGGGGCTGGGCCTGTGGCTGGCCAGCTGGGGCAGCTGGATCGCGGTCGTGCTGTCGTTCCTGGGCATCGTGCTGGCCGTCGGCACCCCGCTGGTGCTGCTCCGCACCCGCCTGTTGATCGCCGTGCTCGGCGTGGTGCTGGTGCTGGGCGCGCCGCTCAACGAGGCGGTCCTGGCGGCCACCGGCCCGCTGATCACCGAGGGCGAGCGCACCCCGGCGAGCTTCCTGCTCGAGTGGATCTTCCTCAGCCCGCACTACCGGGTGACCAATCTGCTGCCCTGGTTCTTGTTCGGCGCGCTGTTGTTCCGCATCCGCTTCGGCGGCCGCACCGCCGGCTGGGTGCTGCTGGCGATCGCCGTGCCCGCCTGGTTCGCCGACCCGCTGATCCGAAGCATCACCGGCGCCGAGTTCAGCCCCACGGGCAGCTACCTCGACACCCTGCACGACACCGGGCTGGTGCTGCTGGTGCTCGGCCTCATCATGCTGCTCAACTCGATCCGCCAGAAGCCCACCGAGACCGTCGTACGCGCGGTCTTCCTGCCCCTACGGGCGATCGGCTCGATCTCGCTGTCGCTCTACGTGTTCCAGGTGGGAGTGGTGGCGCTGATGTACAAGAACGGCATCCGCTTCGGCAGCACCGACCCGGTGGCCTGGCTGGTTCTCGTCGTGGGCGTGCCCATCGTGGGCATCCTCTGGTGGCGGTTCGTGGGCCGCGGGCCGATCGAATGGCTGATCGGCGTGGTCAGCGGCCGGTACCGCCCCGGCTTCTTCCGGCGCCTGCGAGAGCGGTGA